A window from Thunnus albacares chromosome 19, fThuAlb1.1, whole genome shotgun sequence encodes these proteins:
- the LOC122970129 gene encoding cortexin-2-like, producing MTDDLYSSTFSASESDLSSSSSSSASASFLTLEQRAAFVFVLILFIFLGLLIVRCFRILLDPYRSMPSSTWTDYMEKDTFDYRIS from the coding sequence ATGACCGACGACCTCTACAGCAGCACCTTCTCCGCTTCTGAATCAGActtgtcctcctcctcgtcctcctcggCGTCCGCCTCCTTCCTCACCCTCGAGCAGAGGGCGGCCTTCGTCTTCgtcctcatcctcttcatcttcctggGCCTGCTGATTGTCCGCTGTTTCCGGATCCTCCTGGACCCGTACCGCAGCATGCCGTCCTCCACCTGGACGGACTACATGGAGAAGGACACGTTCGACTACCGGATTTCCTGA